The Aquiluna sp. KACHI24 genome contains a region encoding:
- a CDS encoding NADH:flavin oxidoreductase/NADH oxidase: MTLLFSPIKIRSVEVRNRIWVSPMCMYSCENQDGMPNDWHLVHLGARAVGGAGLVMAEATAVVPEGRITPWCTGIWNDEQIPAWKRVTDFIHAQGATSSIQLAHAGRKASTYRAQSGSGSVPLGEGGWETVSSTSEAFPGYAAPRELSTEEIEAIPAYFAAAAKRSISAGFQSIEIHAAHGYLMHQFLSPLTNKRTDKYGGSLQNRARLLLETVSAVRETIGPAIPLFVRFSATDYVEGGWDQAQTNQVAAWCHELGADLFDISSGGLVMGVKIPTGPGYQVPLAENLKSEAHTPVGAVGQITSGGQAEEILQRGLVDVVLVGREFLRDPQFPLRAAHELGEEITWPVQYERGRFPSA, from the coding sequence ATGACATTGCTTTTTAGCCCCATCAAGATCCGTTCGGTTGAGGTGAGGAACCGCATTTGGGTTTCTCCGATGTGCATGTATTCGTGCGAAAACCAAGACGGTATGCCGAACGATTGGCACCTGGTACACCTGGGAGCAAGAGCTGTCGGTGGCGCAGGTTTAGTGATGGCCGAGGCAACCGCTGTGGTGCCGGAGGGTCGAATCACCCCTTGGTGCACTGGTATCTGGAACGACGAACAGATTCCTGCCTGGAAGCGAGTTACTGACTTCATTCACGCCCAGGGTGCGACCAGTTCAATCCAACTGGCCCATGCCGGTCGCAAGGCTTCTACCTACAGAGCTCAGTCGGGATCTGGTTCCGTGCCTTTGGGCGAAGGTGGCTGGGAGACCGTTTCCTCAACCAGTGAGGCCTTCCCTGGTTATGCCGCTCCGAGAGAACTTAGCACCGAGGAGATTGAGGCCATCCCGGCTTATTTTGCAGCTGCTGCGAAGAGGTCTATTTCAGCTGGTTTTCAAAGCATTGAGATTCACGCTGCTCACGGCTACCTAATGCACCAGTTCCTCTCTCCGCTAACCAACAAGCGAACCGATAAGTACGGTGGGTCTTTGCAAAACAGAGCGCGACTGCTCCTTGAGACAGTGAGCGCGGTCCGAGAGACCATTGGCCCCGCGATACCGCTGTTCGTTAGGTTCAGTGCCACCGACTACGTCGAAGGCGGCTGGGACCAGGCCCAAACCAACCAGGTTGCTGCCTGGTGCCATGAGCTGGGAGCTGACCTGTTTGACATTTCATCTGGTGGCTTGGTCATGGGTGTAAAGATTCCAACTGGCCCCGGTTACCAGGTGCCACTCGCTGAAAATCTAAAGAGCGAGGCTCATACACCGGTTGGAGCAGTGGGCCAAATCACCTCAGGCGGTCAGGCCGAAGAAATTTTGCAGCGCGGTTTGGTTGATGTGGTGTTGGTGGGACGAGAGTTTCTAAGGGATCCGCAGTTCCCACTGCGTGCCGCACACGAACTTGGCGAGGAGATTACCTGGCCGGTGCAGTACGAACGAGGCAGATTCCCTAGCGCCTAG
- a CDS encoding MFS transporter: protein MNLLKSKIAVSFFFLSGGMSLALWAVHIPLIEKTVGVSYAQLGGLLVFSALGGFFAMQIAGWLIDHIGAKTTTMLGGIVVGLALLGPAVADSPLWLAVAIFGIGFGLSGVDVPMNAAALQVEKANKRAIFTFFHLFWSVGGLVGAALGFWTISMGFVQSQTLPVVGLTLSALAIFFSTWLLPNEINATRENKVENKQASKSNRRVLAFVLLAGLMSASGGIIEGVAQDWSALYLRDVQNFSVALAAWGLAAFNIGMILGRIFIDRIVERKGRGFVIQWGSLVAAIAIALQAIAPSGEVSLALWFLLGLGISGVVPQIFAAAGEIGEPTHQGRNMAKVVGITYIGTLAGPSIIGLLTVAFPLEWAIGWGAVLGIFIVLANPKLEKLPK from the coding sequence GTGAATCTTTTGAAGTCCAAAATCGCGGTCTCCTTCTTCTTCCTCTCCGGGGGTATGTCGTTAGCTCTCTGGGCCGTGCACATTCCACTCATTGAAAAGACCGTTGGGGTTAGCTATGCCCAACTTGGTGGACTGCTGGTTTTCTCGGCACTGGGTGGCTTTTTCGCAATGCAGATTGCCGGTTGGCTGATCGATCACATCGGAGCCAAAACCACCACGATGCTCGGTGGCATTGTGGTTGGACTTGCGCTGTTGGGACCAGCAGTTGCGGATTCACCACTTTGGTTAGCGGTGGCTATTTTTGGCATCGGTTTTGGACTCTCGGGTGTGGATGTTCCGATGAACGCTGCTGCGCTGCAGGTTGAGAAGGCCAATAAGCGAGCAATCTTCACCTTCTTCCACCTGTTCTGGTCGGTAGGCGGTCTGGTTGGTGCAGCGCTTGGTTTTTGGACCATATCGATGGGTTTTGTGCAAAGCCAAACTTTGCCAGTTGTTGGATTGACCCTAAGTGCACTTGCAATCTTCTTTTCCACCTGGCTACTACCAAATGAGATCAATGCCACCCGCGAGAACAAGGTTGAAAACAAGCAGGCATCCAAATCAAACCGAAGAGTCTTGGCCTTCGTGTTGCTTGCCGGTTTGATGTCAGCCTCGGGTGGAATTATCGAAGGCGTGGCGCAAGACTGGTCCGCGCTTTATCTAAGAGATGTTCAAAACTTCAGCGTGGCCCTGGCTGCATGGGGGCTAGCTGCATTCAACATCGGCATGATTCTCGGCCGAATTTTTATCGACCGAATCGTAGAGCGCAAGGGTCGCGGCTTCGTGATTCAGTGGGGTTCCCTGGTCGCAGCAATCGCAATCGCACTTCAAGCCATCGCACCATCGGGCGAAGTCTCACTCGCGCTTTGGTTTCTGCTTGGACTAGGCATCTCGGGTGTGGTGCCGCAGATCTTTGCCGCCGCTGGCGAAATTGGGGAGCCAACCCATCAGGGTAGAAACATGGCCAAGGTGGTGGGTATTACCTACATCGGAACCCTTGCGGGGCCCTCGATCATTGGACTACTAACCGTTGCCTTCCCACTCGAGTGGGCGATTGGCTGGGGTGCGGTTTTGGGTATCTTTATCGTCCTGGCAAATCCAAAGTTGGAGAAACTACCTAAATGA
- a CDS encoding hemolysin family protein yields the protein MSDYLLLALGVLLTIGTGLFVASEFALINTDRVELETLKSEGQKGLDLPIKAISQTSTHLSSAQLGITLTTLLTGYVLEPSVSRLIGPWLLSIGVDSDAVPAVSVVLAMVIATIFSFLIGELVPKNMALSAPVKVLKLVIGFQLLFTWIFSILIRLLNANGNYLLRKFGVEPKEELSAARSADELASLVRRSADLGSLEQDTAQLIEKTIELQSLTASDIMTPRVKMFSLDRNDSAADLIALASKTGHSRFPVIGEDADDVVGVVHLKRAVSIPVERREQVPVSAIMVEPVRVPATMTLDRFMIQLRGKGLQMGIVVDEYGGTAGLATLEDAVEEVVGDLADEHDRARFGIARYADGTLSFSGLTRPGELEDFDLKIAEDEDYDTVSGFVMAELGRIPEVGDKIMVQGGVISVTRMDGRRVDRLRFTPEVSDE from the coding sequence GTGAGCGACTACCTGCTGCTGGCCCTTGGCGTCCTGCTAACGATCGGGACCGGCCTATTTGTCGCGAGCGAATTCGCGCTGATAAACACTGACCGCGTAGAGCTCGAAACCCTAAAAAGCGAGGGCCAAAAAGGCCTCGACTTACCAATCAAGGCAATTTCTCAAACTTCTACTCATCTCTCTTCCGCTCAGCTTGGAATCACGCTTACCACTCTGCTCACCGGTTATGTTTTGGAGCCTTCGGTTTCGCGGTTGATTGGACCTTGGCTGCTAAGCATCGGCGTAGATTCCGATGCCGTGCCAGCGGTTTCAGTGGTGCTCGCGATGGTTATCGCAACGATTTTCAGCTTCCTCATTGGCGAGCTTGTTCCTAAGAACATGGCACTCTCGGCGCCGGTGAAAGTGTTGAAGCTGGTAATCGGCTTCCAGCTCTTGTTCACTTGGATTTTCTCGATCTTGATTCGCTTACTAAACGCAAACGGAAACTATCTGCTGCGCAAATTTGGCGTTGAGCCTAAGGAGGAACTCTCGGCTGCTAGAAGCGCTGACGAGCTGGCCTCGCTGGTTCGCCGAAGTGCTGACCTTGGTTCACTGGAGCAGGACACGGCCCAGCTGATTGAAAAGACAATTGAGCTGCAAAGCCTCACAGCATCAGACATCATGACTCCACGAGTGAAGATGTTCAGCCTCGATCGGAATGACTCTGCCGCAGATTTGATTGCCCTGGCTTCGAAGACCGGTCACTCGCGTTTTCCAGTCATCGGCGAGGACGCCGATGACGTCGTAGGTGTTGTTCACCTAAAGCGAGCCGTATCAATTCCAGTCGAGCGTCGTGAGCAGGTTCCAGTCTCGGCAATCATGGTCGAGCCCGTCAGAGTTCCCGCCACCATGACTTTGGACCGCTTCATGATTCAGCTTCGCGGCAAGGGTTTGCAAATGGGAATCGTGGTTGATGAATACGGTGGTACCGCTGGCCTTGCCACCTTGGAAGACGCGGTTGAAGAGGTGGTGGGTGATCTCGCGGATGAGCACGATCGGGCGCGATTCGGAATCGCTCGCTACGCCGATGGCACCTTGAGCTTCTCAGGTCTCACTCGCCCAGGCGAGCTGGAAGATTTTGATCTCAAGATCGCCGAGGATGAGGATTACGACACTGTCTCTGGTTTTGTGATGGCGGAGCTTGGTCGCATCCCAGAGGTCGGCGACAAAATCATGGTTCAGGGTGGAGTTATCTCAGTGACCCGCATGGACGGTCGACGAGTTGACCGACTTCGCTTCACCCCGGAGGTGAGCGATGAATGA
- a CDS encoding multifunctional oxoglutarate decarboxylase/oxoglutarate dehydrogenase thiamine pyrophosphate-binding subunit/dihydrolipoyllysine-residue succinyltransferase subunit, with protein MADNLNSDSGFGANEWLVAEMYTQWLQNPDSVDKSWWPILERYQQTQGSSPVPAPAAQPVPTPIAAPVVQTPTEAITIPVAKATESAPKAAPVPANLPAQTGAITTSAETEAEPEVTILKGMAKTLASNMDASLSIPTATSVRQVPAKLLIDNRIVINSHLKRTRGGKVSFTHLIGYAVVQALKEFPSQNVFYDEVDGKPAMVTPPHINFGLAIDIPKPDGTRALLVPNIKRAETLNFAEFVAAYESLVKRARDNKLTAEDFQGTTISLTNPGGIGTVHSVPRLTRGQGCIVGVGALDYPAQFQGMAEELLAEQGVGKILTLTSTYDHRVIQGAGSGEFLKIINELLLGDRGFYDQIFADMRIPYTPVVWVQDFHWDLADQNGKNTRIQEYINAFRVRGHLIADIDPLEYQQRWHPDLDIRSYGLSLWDLDRTFKTGGFGGRTKAKFRNMLGILRDSYCRTVGVEYMQIQNPEERRWFQDKLERPYVKPSKEEQFRILQKLNEAEAFETFLQTKFVGQKRFSLEGGESLIPALDQILQDAADSDLHEVAIAMAHRGRLNVLTNVAGKTYGQVFKEFEGSMDTKGVQGSGDVKYHLGTEGVFTNHSGKQVRVSLAANPSHLEAVNPVLEGIVRAKQDRLGNPENYPVVPVLIHGDAAFAGQGVVPETLQMSQLEGYKVGGTIHIVVNNQVGFTTLPKDSRSTTYATDIAKAIQAPIFHVNGDDPEAVVRVSRIAFEYRQLFNKDVVIDIVCYRRRGHNEGDDPSMTQPLMYNLIEHKRSVRTLYMENLIGRGDITQEEFDQANQSFQATLEKAFVDVHEAMSAPAELPTRPAGIGTTASEKQEISKPTAVAKEVVEAIGNAHANQPAGFAVHPKLAQLLEKRVEMSRQGGIDWGFGELLAFGSLLLEGVNVRLAGQDARRGTFVQRHASFHDRNTGQEWMPLQYISENQAKFQVFNSLLSEYAAMGFEYGYSVEEPNGLTLWEAQFGDFVNGAQTVVDEFISSAEQKWGQHASLVLLLPHGYEGQGPDHSSARIERFLQLCAENNMTVAQPSTPASHFHLLRRQAFASPKRPLIVFTPKSMLRLKAASSAVEDFTQGSFRPVINDEQGLNPANVKRVIFCSGKIYWDLLAESQKRGTQDTAIVRIEQLYPTPVEEMKQAIAMYPDAELVWVQDEPANQGPWTYMGLFMPKYGINFRNISRPASASPASGSAKRHATEQADLVQRAFEA; from the coding sequence ATGGCCGACAATTTGAACTCCGACTCTGGTTTTGGCGCAAACGAATGGCTTGTAGCCGAGATGTACACCCAGTGGTTGCAAAACCCAGATTCCGTCGACAAATCCTGGTGGCCAATTCTGGAGCGCTACCAGCAGACCCAGGGTTCTTCCCCCGTCCCAGCCCCCGCAGCTCAGCCGGTGCCTACCCCAATCGCTGCGCCAGTGGTTCAAACCCCGACCGAAGCAATCACAATTCCTGTTGCAAAAGCGACCGAGAGCGCTCCTAAGGCGGCTCCGGTTCCAGCTAATCTTCCAGCTCAGACCGGTGCAATCACCACATCGGCGGAAACCGAGGCTGAGCCTGAAGTCACCATCCTCAAGGGCATGGCCAAGACCCTAGCCTCCAATATGGATGCCTCACTGTCCATTCCGACGGCTACCTCGGTTCGACAGGTGCCAGCCAAACTTCTAATTGACAACCGAATTGTCATCAACTCTCACCTCAAGCGCACTCGCGGTGGCAAGGTTTCATTCACCCACCTCATTGGCTACGCCGTGGTGCAGGCTTTGAAAGAGTTCCCTTCCCAGAACGTGTTCTATGACGAGGTTGATGGCAAGCCAGCCATGGTCACCCCGCCACACATCAACTTCGGCCTTGCAATCGACATCCCAAAGCCAGATGGCACCAGAGCGCTCTTAGTTCCAAACATCAAGCGAGCCGAGACTCTGAACTTTGCCGAGTTTGTCGCCGCCTACGAGTCACTTGTGAAGCGTGCTCGCGACAACAAGCTCACCGCTGAGGACTTCCAGGGCACCACGATCTCATTGACCAACCCCGGTGGCATCGGCACCGTGCACTCGGTGCCAAGGCTGACCCGAGGCCAGGGCTGCATCGTGGGTGTTGGAGCGCTTGACTATCCAGCACAGTTCCAGGGCATGGCCGAGGAGCTTCTTGCGGAGCAGGGCGTTGGCAAGATCCTGACCCTTACCTCCACCTATGACCACAGAGTCATTCAGGGTGCTGGAAGTGGTGAGTTCCTAAAGATCATCAACGAGCTTCTACTTGGAGATCGTGGCTTCTACGACCAGATCTTTGCGGATATGCGCATTCCTTACACCCCAGTTGTTTGGGTGCAGGACTTCCACTGGGATCTAGCCGATCAAAACGGCAAGAACACCAGAATCCAGGAGTACATCAACGCTTTCCGAGTTCGCGGTCACCTGATTGCGGATATCGATCCACTTGAGTATCAGCAGCGCTGGCATCCAGACCTAGACATCCGCTCCTACGGCCTATCGCTTTGGGATCTCGACCGCACCTTTAAGACCGGTGGCTTTGGTGGCAGAACCAAGGCTAAGTTCCGCAACATGCTTGGGATTCTGCGCGACAGCTACTGCCGCACCGTCGGTGTTGAGTACATGCAGATTCAAAACCCTGAGGAGCGTCGCTGGTTCCAGGACAAGCTTGAGCGCCCATACGTCAAGCCATCCAAGGAAGAGCAGTTCCGCATTCTGCAGAAGCTGAATGAGGCTGAGGCCTTTGAGACCTTCCTGCAGACCAAGTTCGTTGGTCAGAAGCGCTTCTCCCTCGAGGGCGGTGAGTCTTTGATTCCGGCGCTTGACCAGATCTTGCAGGATGCCGCAGATTCTGACCTACACGAGGTTGCCATTGCAATGGCACACCGTGGTCGTCTAAACGTTCTCACCAACGTCGCTGGCAAGACCTATGGTCAGGTTTTCAAGGAGTTTGAGGGCTCGATGGACACCAAGGGTGTTCAGGGCTCGGGAGATGTGAAGTACCACCTCGGCACCGAGGGCGTCTTCACCAACCACTCTGGCAAGCAGGTTCGAGTCTCGCTGGCTGCAAACCCATCTCACCTCGAGGCCGTAAACCCGGTGTTGGAGGGTATCGTTCGTGCCAAGCAGGATCGCCTAGGTAACCCAGAGAACTATCCGGTTGTTCCAGTGCTAATTCACGGAGATGCCGCATTCGCAGGTCAAGGTGTAGTTCCAGAGACGCTGCAGATGAGCCAGCTTGAGGGCTACAAGGTCGGTGGCACCATCCACATCGTGGTCAATAACCAGGTGGGCTTCACCACCTTGCCAAAGGACTCGCGCTCCACCACCTACGCCACTGACATCGCCAAGGCGATTCAGGCACCAATCTTCCACGTCAACGGAGACGATCCAGAGGCGGTAGTGCGAGTATCTCGAATCGCCTTCGAATACCGTCAGCTTTTCAACAAGGACGTAGTAATCGACATCGTCTGTTACCGCCGACGCGGTCACAATGAAGGCGATGACCCTTCGATGACTCAGCCGCTGATGTACAACCTGATTGAGCACAAGCGCAGCGTCAGGACCCTCTACATGGAGAACCTGATTGGTCGCGGGGACATTACCCAAGAGGAGTTCGACCAGGCCAACCAAAGCTTCCAAGCAACGCTGGAAAAGGCTTTTGTCGATGTCCATGAGGCCATGAGTGCGCCTGCTGAGCTACCGACTCGCCCTGCAGGCATTGGAACCACTGCCAGCGAAAAGCAGGAGATCTCCAAGCCAACCGCAGTTGCCAAGGAGGTTGTCGAGGCAATCGGTAACGCTCACGCTAACCAGCCTGCTGGCTTTGCAGTTCACCCGAAGCTCGCTCAGCTTTTGGAAAAGCGCGTTGAGATGAGCCGCCAGGGCGGAATCGACTGGGGCTTTGGCGAGCTACTTGCTTTTGGTTCGCTGCTACTTGAGGGCGTGAACGTTCGTCTTGCAGGTCAGGATGCGCGTCGCGGCACCTTCGTGCAGCGTCACGCCTCCTTCCACGACCGCAACACCGGTCAGGAGTGGATGCCACTTCAGTACATTTCTGAGAACCAGGCCAAGTTCCAGGTATTCAACTCGCTGCTTAGCGAGTATGCAGCCATGGGCTTCGAGTATGGCTACTCCGTCGAGGAGCCAAATGGCCTGACCCTGTGGGAAGCGCAGTTTGGTGACTTCGTCAACGGTGCTCAGACTGTAGTTGATGAGTTCATCTCCTCCGCCGAACAGAAGTGGGGCCAGCACGCTTCGCTGGTGCTGCTGCTGCCTCACGGCTATGAGGGTCAAGGTCCTGACCACTCTTCCGCTCGTATCGAGCGCTTCCTGCAGCTTTGTGCCGAGAACAACATGACCGTGGCTCAGCCATCGACTCCGGCTTCGCACTTCCACCTGCTGCGTCGACAGGCATTTGCTTCACCAAAGCGACCGCTGATTGTGTTCACTCCAAAGTCGATGCTTCGTCTCAAGGCTGCATCCTCTGCGGTGGAGGACTTCACTCAGGGCAGCTTCCGACCAGTAATCAACGATGAGCAGGGGCTAAACCCGGCCAACGTAAAGCGCGTGATCTTCTGCTCGGGCAAGATCTACTGGGATCTGCTTGCTGAGTCACAAAAGCGTGGCACTCAGGACACCGCAATCGTGCGCATCGAGCAGCTCTATCCAACTCCGGTTGAAGAGATGAAGCAGGCCATCGCGATGTATCCAGATGCCGAGTTGGTGTGGGTTCAGGACGAGCCAGCAAACCAAGGTCCTTGGACCTACATGGGTCTGTTTATGCCTAAGTACGGCATCAACTTCCGCAACATCTCTCGCCCAGCATCAGCCTCACCGGCATCTGGTTCGGCAAAGCGCCACGCGACAGAGCAGGCCGATCTAGTCCAAAGAGCATTCGAGGCTTAG
- a CDS encoding hemolysin family protein — protein sequence MNEDLMGLIWLVVLLATNAFFVGAEFAVISARRSQIEPKADAGNGLAKITLKAMEQVSLMLATAQLGITVSSLLILVIAEPAIHHLLEIPLSALGLGYATTSVTAFVIALLLVTYLHVVLGEMLPKNFAIALPEKAALVLGPAIYFIAQAVRPLVWTLNQLSNLILKLFGFEPRDEANTAFTLVEVEGIVEESTKTGVLQDQGGTITKAFEFTEKRVLDITVPIDQLVSLPLGASAKDLQELVSDRGFSRFPVVQNNELLGYWHLKDSLVAVSDQLDSPLPHKLMRAMISIPQTAELEDALAQMRKAGAHIARSFSPDGTVVGCVFLEDIIEELVGEIEDATRR from the coding sequence ATGAATGAGGATCTAATGGGCCTAATTTGGCTCGTCGTGTTGCTCGCAACTAACGCCTTTTTTGTGGGAGCTGAGTTTGCAGTCATCTCGGCAAGGCGCTCTCAAATCGAACCCAAGGCAGACGCCGGAAATGGCTTGGCCAAGATTACCCTCAAGGCCATGGAGCAGGTTTCGCTGATGCTGGCCACGGCTCAGCTTGGAATCACGGTTTCATCGCTATTGATCCTGGTTATTGCCGAGCCTGCGATTCACCACCTGCTCGAGATACCACTCTCAGCGCTTGGCCTTGGTTATGCGACCACCTCGGTAACCGCCTTCGTAATCGCACTTTTGCTCGTCACCTACCTGCACGTGGTGTTGGGGGAGATGCTCCCGAAGAACTTCGCAATTGCACTGCCGGAGAAGGCAGCTCTGGTTTTGGGTCCAGCAATCTACTTCATCGCCCAAGCGGTTAGACCACTGGTTTGGACGTTGAATCAGCTTTCAAACTTGATTCTCAAGCTGTTTGGCTTTGAGCCCAGGGATGAGGCCAACACCGCCTTCACTCTTGTAGAGGTTGAAGGAATCGTTGAGGAGAGCACCAAGACCGGTGTTTTGCAAGACCAGGGTGGAACCATCACCAAGGCCTTCGAGTTCACCGAAAAGCGCGTGCTGGATATCACGGTGCCGATCGATCAGCTGGTATCGCTGCCGCTTGGTGCTTCGGCTAAGGATCTACAGGAACTGGTCTCGGATCGTGGCTTCTCGCGTTTTCCAGTGGTGCAAAACAACGAGCTGCTTGGGTACTGGCACCTGAAAGACTCTTTGGTTGCGGTCAGCGACCAGCTGGATTCACCGCTTCCACATAAGTTGATGCGCGCTATGATCTCGATTCCGCAAACTGCTGAGCTCGAGGATGCCTTGGCTCAGATGCGAAAGGCCGGCGCTCACATCGCACGCTCATTCTCGCCCGATGGCACCGTGGTCGGCTGTGTCTTTTTGGAAGACATCATCGAGGAGCTCGTGGGTGAGATTGAAGACGCCACTAGGCGCTAG
- a CDS encoding homoserine O-acetyltransferase encodes MDFQISEDSAPSEFISEEQRRQLVGRPPATGAWLAGDPVGQRKFSEVFDLETESGENLVGARLAYESWGELNEDASNAILVLHALTGDSHAIGNAGDGHATAGWWNGIIGPRLAIDTDKYFVITPNVLGGCQGSTGPSSLDRNGREYGPSFPQLTIRDQAKAFEILGRSLGIETWYAIVGGSMAGMHALEMAIENPKLMQRLALLAAPPFSTADQIALNTVQLEAIRSDSNFAAGWYYDAKPGFGPHRGLALARRMALLNYRSPEELNERFGRSWQSQVSPLTQRGKYAVESYLDFHGNKFVRRFDANSYITLVSAMNSHDIARGRESVEAALANISCPTLVLGIDSDRLFPISGQEQIAAGIKGELVGGGLQVIQSEFGHDGFLIEIEAVGKQLEALLQA; translated from the coding sequence ATGGATTTCCAGATATCTGAAGACTCTGCTCCCTCGGAATTTATCTCCGAGGAGCAGCGTCGTCAGCTGGTGGGGAGACCACCTGCAACTGGAGCATGGCTTGCCGGAGACCCAGTTGGTCAACGGAAGTTTTCGGAAGTCTTTGATCTTGAGACAGAGTCTGGCGAAAACCTAGTGGGTGCAAGGCTTGCCTATGAGAGCTGGGGTGAGCTCAATGAAGATGCATCTAATGCGATTTTGGTTCTGCACGCCCTAACCGGTGATAGCCACGCGATTGGAAATGCCGGGGATGGCCATGCCACGGCCGGTTGGTGGAACGGCATCATCGGCCCGCGTTTGGCAATTGACACGGACAAGTACTTCGTTATCACTCCAAACGTTCTGGGGGGTTGTCAGGGTTCAACCGGACCGTCATCACTTGATCGAAATGGTCGTGAATACGGACCATCATTTCCCCAGCTAACCATTCGCGATCAAGCCAAGGCCTTTGAGATCCTGGGTCGTTCGCTGGGCATTGAAACTTGGTATGCAATCGTCGGCGGCTCAATGGCCGGCATGCACGCCCTAGAAATGGCGATCGAAAATCCCAAGCTCATGCAACGCCTTGCGCTACTGGCTGCACCACCATTTTCAACGGCGGATCAAATTGCGCTGAACACCGTTCAGCTCGAGGCAATTCGCTCGGATTCCAACTTTGCAGCCGGTTGGTATTACGACGCGAAACCAGGATTTGGGCCGCATCGCGGCCTAGCGCTGGCTAGACGCATGGCGCTTTTGAACTACCGCTCCCCAGAGGAGCTCAACGAGAGATTCGGGCGCTCTTGGCAATCGCAGGTCAGTCCCCTGACTCAACGCGGTAAGTATGCCGTTGAGAGCTACCTGGATTTCCATGGCAATAAGTTTGTAAGGCGCTTTGATGCCAATAGCTACATCACCCTTGTGAGTGCCATGAACTCTCATGACATTGCTCGTGGTAGAGAGTCAGTCGAAGCCGCCCTAGCAAACATCAGCTGCCCGACCCTGGTGCTGGGTATTGACTCCGATCGCCTCTTCCCGATCTCGGGACAGGAGCAGATTGCCGCTGGCATCAAGGGCGAGCTCGTTGGCGGTGGGTTGCAAGTTATCCAGAGCGAGTTTGGGCACGACGGCTTCTTGATTGAAATCGAGGCCGTGGGCAAGCAGCTGGAGGCACTGCTTCAGGCATAG
- a CDS encoding bifunctional o-acetylhomoserine/o-acetylserine sulfhydrylase, translating into MTDATNWGFETAQIHAGATPDPATNARAVPIYKTTAYTFNSAEHARNLFGLAEFGNIYTRIMNPTQDVAEKRIAALEGGTAALLLSSGQAAETFAILNIAQAGDHIVSSSTLYGGTYNLFKYTLAKLGIEVTFVENQDDENEWQSAVRPNTKLFFAETIGNPKVSILDIRKVADIAHKNGVPLIVDNTVATPYLIKPLEHGADIVVHSATKFLGGHGTVVAGAIVDGGKFEWSNSDKFPGLTEPDPSYHGVVYTQALGDGIAYIIKARVQLLRDIGAAVSPDTAFSLIQGIETLSLRMERHVENAQKIAKWLSEHQQVLSVNYAGLPTSPYYEAHQKYAPKGAGAIVSFEIAGGVEAGVKFVDALELFSHVANIGDVRSLVIHPASTTHSQLSPADLATTGVTPGLVRLSVGLETYQDLIADLQKGFAAAR; encoded by the coding sequence ATGACTGATGCAACCAACTGGGGTTTTGAGACCGCGCAGATTCACGCCGGAGCAACCCCTGACCCAGCCACCAATGCACGCGCAGTGCCTATCTATAAGACCACCGCGTACACCTTCAACTCAGCTGAGCACGCTCGCAACCTGTTCGGACTAGCGGAGTTTGGCAACATCTACACCCGCATCATGAACCCAACTCAGGATGTTGCGGAGAAGCGAATTGCCGCCCTCGAGGGTGGAACCGCAGCGCTATTGCTTTCATCAGGTCAGGCAGCCGAGACCTTTGCAATTTTGAACATCGCTCAGGCCGGAGACCACATCGTGTCTTCTTCGACTCTGTATGGCGGTACCTACAACCTCTTCAAGTACACCCTTGCCAAGTTGGGCATCGAGGTCACTTTTGTTGAGAACCAGGATGATGAGAACGAGTGGCAGAGTGCGGTTCGTCCAAACACCAAGCTGTTCTTTGCAGAGACCATTGGAAACCCAAAGGTTTCGATTCTCGACATCCGCAAGGTTGCTGACATTGCTCACAAAAACGGTGTTCCACTGATCGTTGACAACACCGTTGCGACGCCTTACTTGATCAAGCCACTGGAGCACGGTGCTGACATCGTGGTTCACTCCGCTACTAAGTTCCTAGGCGGCCACGGCACCGTCGTCGCCGGAGCAATCGTTGACGGTGGCAAGTTTGAGTGGTCAAATTCAGACAAGTTCCCAGGTCTTACTGAGCCAGACCCTAGCTACCACGGCGTGGTTTACACCCAGGCCCTGGGTGATGGAATCGCCTACATCATCAAGGCGCGCGTGCAGCTGCTGCGCGACATCGGAGCTGCCGTCTCCCCCGACACCGCCTTCTCGCTGATTCAGGGTATTGAGACGCTGTCGCTTCGTATGGAGCGTCACGTTGAGAACGCTCAGAAGATTGCCAAGTGGCTCTCCGAGCACCAGCAGGTTCTGAGCGTGAACTATGCGGGTCTACCAACCTCGCCCTATTACGAGGCTCACCAAAAGTACGCACCAAAGGGTGCTGGTGCGATCGTTTCATTTGAGATCGCAGGTGGCGTTGAAGCCGGTGTGAAGTTTGTTGATGCCCTGGAGCTATTTAGCCACGTTGCAAACATCGGAGATGTTCGCTCGCTGGTTATTCACCCAGCGTCAACCACTCACTCCCAGCTGAGCCCAGCTGACCTAGCCACCACCGGTGTGACTCCTGGTCTAGTTCGTCTATCGGTTGGTCTTGAGACCTACCAAGACCTGATCGCAGATCTGCAGAAGGGTTTTGCCGCGGCACGCTAA